Proteins found in one Channa argus isolate prfri chromosome 7, Channa argus male v1.0, whole genome shotgun sequence genomic segment:
- the si:dkey-283b15.2 gene encoding neuronal pentraxin-2: MKDSQSLHPFLSHIMVSLLSLLLFPASASSGPDHDYGAHRRFVCTPVPVDVDPSCFPTTGPGVGAAGPSGPGHQSSPPAGWWGASEEAKATILHLRESLVQQKETILDQRETIRELTAKLTLCEGFGQGVTHHNEHHGTASHSYRAGASSHSTYSDNGHYSNQQGHHGNLIPDSPHHPSVGGKRSDGGYSNNNQGKDKHVTTGDITSSQEQMERMLQALKDRLDNLQKRNTSIAYSSSLKELLQRKISALEQQLHRHRTTPHSSPEHHDNDSSHRDDGDQDNDHHKDAHINDHKEDHNDSGHIDSRNHTDHHEDSHNDDHHDADGDHANHDENHHGDDDDDDANEEDDDDDHSNEADSHLVHTEYRAPGLQAGFHSKKLETMLSQLHLTGASRKKPKGADAFQISFPMRTNYMYGRVKRTLLQEIFALTLCLWMKAGAGTSLGTPFSYSAPGQANELMLIEWGNNPIELLVNDKAVTLPLSLGDGKWHHVCVTWSTRDGQWEAYQDGVQRGSGINLSSWHPIKPGGVFILGQEQDTLGGRFDATQSFVGEMSDLHMWSHVLSATDIYSLASCGSHLIGDVIAWSDTEVELHGGVARYPFDPCH; the protein is encoded by the exons ATGAAGGATTCTCAGTCTCTACACCCGTTTCTTAGTCACATTATGGTTTCTCTACTTtcactcctcctcttccctgcATCTGCAAGCTCAGGGCCTGACCATGACTATGGAGCTCACCGACGCTTTGTTTGCACCCCTGTCCCTGTGGATGTAGACCCCTCCTGCTTCCCTACAACAGGTCCAGGAGTGGGGGCAGCAGGGCCAAGCGGACCAGGCCATCAAAGTTCACCTCCTGCTGGCTGGTGGGGGGCGAGCGAAGAGGCCAAAGCTACCATCCTCCACCTCAGGGAGAGCCTTGTCCAGCAGAAAGAGACCATCCTGGACCAGAGGGAGACTATTAGAGAGCTGACTGCCAAACTCACCCTGTGTGAGGGCTTTGGCCAGGGTGTGACGCATCACAACGAGCACCACGGCACAGCCTCACACTCTTATCGAGCAGGAGCTTCCAGTCACAGTACATACAGTGACAACGGCCACTATAGCAACCAGCAGGGTCACCATGGAAACCTCATACCAGACTCACCACATCACCCCTCTGTAGGGGGTAAACGATCTGATGGAGGgtacagcaacaacaaccagGGTAAGGATAAACATGTGACAACAGGGGACATCACATCGTCGCAAGAGCAGATGGAGAGGATGCTGCAGGCGCTGAAAGACAGGCTGGACAACCTGCAG AAGAGGAACACCTCAATCGCCTACTCCAGCTCCCTGAAGGAGCTGCTGCAGAGGAAGATCAGTGCTCTGGAGCAACAGCTGCACCGCCATCGAACCACACCCCACAGCAGCCCTGAGCATCACGACAACGACAGCAGCCACAGAGACGATGGAGATCAGGACAATGATCACCACAAAGACGCACAcataaatgaccacaaagaggaCCACAACGACAGCGGTCACATTGACAGTAGGAACCACACTGACCATCATGAAGACAGCCACAATGATGATCATCATGATGCGGATGGTGACCATGCCAACCATGATGAAAATCACCATggtgatgatgacgatgatgatgccAATGAAGAGGATGATGACGACGACCACAGCAATGAAGCAGACAGTCACCTTGTGCACACAGAATACAGAGCACCAGGGCTGCAGGCTGGTTTTCACTCAAAGAAACTGGAAACGATGCTCAGTCAGCTGCACCTCACAG GTGCCAGCAGGAAGAAACCCAAGGGTGCCGATGCCTTCCAGATCAGCTTCCCAATGAGAACCAACTATATGTACGGGCGGGTGAAGAGGACTCTGCTGCAGGAGATCTTTGCTCTGACTTTGTGTCTCTGGATGAAGGCGGGAGCGGGGACCAGCCTGGGGACGCCCTTCTCTTACTCTGCACCTGGACAGGCCAATGAGTTAATGTTGATTGAGTGGGGGAACAACCCCATAGAGCTGCTTGTCAATGATAAG GCAGTGACGTTGCCCCTGTCTCTGGGTGATGGGAAGTGGCaccatgtgtgtgtgacctgGTCAACACGTGACGGACAGTGGGAGGCCTACCAGGATGGAGTGCAGAGAGGGTCTGGAATAAATCTTTCCTCCTGGCACCCCATCAAACCTGGAGGCGTGTTCATCCTAGGACAGGAGCAG GACACACTTGGAGGCCGTTTTGATGCCACTCAGTCATTTGTGGGCGAGATGTCAGATCTTCATATGTGGTCACACGTCCTGAGTGCCACTGACATCTATAGCCTTGCCTCCTGTGGCAGCCATCTCATAGGGGATGTCATTGCCTGGTCCGATACAGAGGTGGAGCTTCACGGAGGTGTTGCCAGATACCCGTTTGACCCCTGTCACTGA